CATTATGTCAAAGGTAGTCATGAACGACGGTGCCGGAGGGGAGCTCATGCAGGAGTTCATCTCCAAGCACATTACCTCTCATTTCCCGAAGATGACCGCCGAGGTCCCCCTGGATTCCCTCGACGACTCCGCGGTCGTGGACGACGTCGTCTTCACCATCGACGGACACACCGTGCAGCCCCTGTTCTTCCCCGGAGGGGACATCGGACGCATCGCGGTCTCCGGAACCATCAACGACATCTCGGTCATGGGCGCCAAGCCCATCGGACTCGCATCCTCCGTCATCCTCGAGGAGGGACTCGATTCCGACACTGTGGACAAGGTCATGGCTTCCATGGGCAAGACCGCGGGGGACGCGGGAGTGCCCATCGTCACCGGAGATACCAAGGTCATGGGTGCCGGCGAGATCGACAAGATGGTCATCACCACCTCCGCCATCGGGAAGAGATGGGATGCTCTCGACCACGACATGGAGGTCGCAAACTCCTACCGCAAGGTCGACAGCAGATGGTGCGCCGACTCCAACACCCGCCCCGGCGACGTGATCATCGTCTCCGGATACGTGGGGGACCACGGGGTGTCCCTGCTCTCCTTCCGCGAGGGATACGGATTCGAGTCCGACGTCAAGTCGGACGTCCAGCCCCTCAACAAGATGATCGAGAGGGGACTCCGCGTCGGAGGCATCGTCGCGATGAAGGACCCCACCCGCGGAGGCCTCGCAAACACCCTCAACGAGTGGGCTGACAAATCGAAGTGCCAGCTCGACATAAACGAGGCGGATATACCTCTCCGCGACGGAGTGGTCTCCGCCTGTGAGCTGCTCGGGATCGAGCCCCTCAACATCGGAAACGAGGGCAAGTGCGTGATCTCCGTCGTCCCAGAGATGGCGGAGGAGGTGCTCAAGGCCATCCGCGCCACCCCCGAGGGAAAGGACGCCGCCATCATCGGAAGGGCATCCGAGGGACCGTCCCGCGTCGTCCTCAAGACCGAGGTAGGCGGCAGGAGGATACTCGAACCCCCGTCCGGCGACCCCGTCCCCAGGATCTGCTAAACCCCGTAATCACGGGGGCGCCCGCGCATATCTTATAGGGCGTCCCCTTTCTTTTGAACCATGGTCACCTTCCTTCCGTTCGCGGGATTCAGACCCGACCTCGGTGCCGGAGAGGCAATCGCGGACCGCGTCTCGCCCCCTTACGATGTCATCAGCGACGAGGAGCTCGCGAAGCTCCAGAGCAAGCCCAACAACGTCACCAACCTCACCCTCAAGCCCGATGCGGACAAGAGGTACAAGGGGTCCAGAAAGCTCCTGGACAAGATGGTCGACGACGGCTTCCTCAAACAGGACTCGCCCTCGTTCTACATCTATGACCAGAAGTTCACCAGCGATGGGAAGGAATACAAGCGCCGCGGACTGGTCGGGATCCTCAGGTGCGAGGACTACGACCAGGGCCACATCATCCCCCATGAGGAGACATTCTCCAAGGTCAAAGCGGACCGCCTGAACCTCCTCAGGGACATGGAAACCCACCTGGAGAGCATCTTCGGCATATTCCCCGGACTGGGCGACGAACTGAACAGGCTGGTGGACAACACCTGCCGTCTGTTGTACAGGCACGTGGACAAGGACGGCGTGGAGCACAGGTACTCCCGCATCCTCGACTCCGACGTCTGCGCCCAGATCTCCGAGAAGCTGAAGGACCAGAACATGCTCATCGCGGACGGCCACCACAGGTACGAGACCGCCCTCAACTACGCCAAGGAGAACGCCGGAGACGAAAAGAAACAGTTCGTCCTCTGCACCATGGTCGCGGCCGACGACCCCGGGCTCGTCATCTGGCCCACCCACAGGCTCGTCGACGCCGAGGACATCGGCGAGACCTCCGCCATAAAGAAACTGGAGAAGAACGTGGCCATGAAGGAGGTCTCCGGGGAGGAGATGGAGGCCCAGCTCCCGCAGCACATGCTCGGGATGATGTTCAAGAGCGGAAGGTGCTTCCTCGTCGACCCCCTGGAGAAGGACGGGAACATCATGATGTCCCTCGACACCTACTTCGCCCAGCAGAAGATCCTCAACGGCGTCTACAAGGCCGACGAGGGCAAGAGCAAGGTATCCTTCGACGCCGAGCTTCCTTCGGTCAAGAAGGTCATGGGAGAGAAGAAGCACGATGTCGCCATCGTCCTCAACCCTCCATCCCTCAAGACCATCTGGGACCTTTCCGATCAGGGAAAGAGGATGCCCAAGAAGACCACCTACTTCTTCCCGAAGATCTGGTCCGGCTGGGTGTTCTACTCGATGCATTAAACTCCAACGCGGGGGAAACCCCGCATCGTTTTTTATAAGTACCAGCGTAGCGAAATGAAGTAGGCTGCGCTTTGAACCGAAATGAGAAAAATGAGAGCCGCTGGAGGGAATTGAACCCTCGGCCTACGCCTTACCAAGGCGTCGCTATACCCCTTAGCCACAGCGGCACGGTAGTTCGCCTTATTCTTGCATTCTTATTTAATGTTTGGGTTTTTCCAAGAGTGGTTTTATCATATCGTCCGCATTTATCTCGCGCATGAAGAAGGAGATGAGCTCGTTCGACGTCAGCTCGGTGGTCAGGGAGATGGCCATCCTGGAGGACGCCCACATGGACAAGATCTACCAGTGGGGAGAAGGGAACGTGCTCTTCCGCATCAACACCAAGAACGACGGCAAGGCGGACCTCTTCTTCAAGGACAAGAAGTGGCTTTTCCTGTCGCCCGACAGGCCGGAGACCCCGGAGACCCCCACTTCTTTCGCCACCTTCATGAGGAAGTACCTCACCAACGCCAGGATCGGGAAGGCATCGCAGATTGGGTTCGACCGCATCGTGACCCTCGAGGTCTTCAAGGCGGACGCCGACTACCAGATCATCTTCGAGATGTTCGGGGGAGGGAACGTCCTCCTGGTCCAGGACGGCAAGATCGTGAACTGCCTGACGCAGAGGACCTTCCGCGACAGGGCAACCAGGCCCGGCGAGGACTACGTCATGCCCAAAGAGAGGTTCAACCCCCTTGCGGCCACCGAGGAGGAGTTCTCGGACGAGTTCCGCACCTCCGAGGGGGACACCGTCAGGACCCTCGCCACCGTCACAAACCTGGGAGGACAGTACGCCGAGGAGGTGTGCGCCAGGTCCGGTGTGGACAAGACCCTCCCTGCCGCGGAACAGGGCGATGGCGAGATCAAATCCATGTACGAGGCCCTCCACGCCATCGTCGAGGACATCAAGGAGCACCCCCAGCCCACCGTCTTCCGCTACGATGGAAAGATCGAGGACATCGCCCCCGTGGACATGAAAGTCCACGACGGCTGCGAGAAGCAGCCCTACGATTCCATATCCAAGGCCATCGGCGCTTTCATCGCCGAGGCCGCCATGCAGCAGAAGGTCGAGAGGACCGACCCCGAGATCGAGAAGCTCAAGAGGAGGATCGAGAAACAGCAGGAGACCGTGGACGAGTACACAGTCAACGCCGAGCGTCTCAAGACTCAGGCCGATTCGCTGTACACCGAGTACAAGAAGGTCTCCGAGCTCCTCGCCGTGCTGGGGGAACAGAGCAAAAAGCTCTCCTGGGAGAAGCTCACTGAGGGCGCGCTGAAGATCCCCTACGTCGCCTACATCGACCCCTCAAAGAACACCGTCGCGGTAAGGATCGGCCTCCTGGAGATCGAGCTCGACTACACCAAGAACATCGACGCCAACGCCTCGGACATCTATGCGAAGGGAAAGGAGCAGTCCGAGAAGGCCG
This is a stretch of genomic DNA from Thermoplasmatales archaeon BRNA1. It encodes these proteins:
- a CDS encoding putative RNA-binding protein, eukaryotic snRNP -like protein, encoding MKKEMSSFDVSSVVREMAILEDAHMDKIYQWGEGNVLFRINTKNDGKADLFFKDKKWLFLSPDRPETPETPTSFATFMRKYLTNARIGKASQIGFDRIVTLEVFKADADYQIIFEMFGGGNVLLVQDGKIVNCLTQRTFRDRATRPGEDYVMPKERFNPLAATEEEFSDEFRTSEGDTVRTLATVTNLGGQYAEEVCARSGVDKTLPAAEQGDGEIKSMYEALHAIVEDIKEHPQPTVFRYDGKIEDIAPVDMKVHDGCEKQPYDSISKAIGAFIAEAAMQQKVERTDPEIEKLKRRIEKQQETVDEYTVNAERLKTQADSLYTEYKKVSELLAVLGEQSKKLSWEKLTEGALKIPYVAYIDPSKNTVAVRIGLLEIELDYTKNIDANASDIYAKGKEQSEKAANAMKALNDSREELGKKEKGFEKVKAAELSKAAPTKRFWFEAFKWFITSEGRLALAGRDTHSNDSVVKKHMKEKDIYAHADIHGAPSVVLKEGLSATPDEFREACWFALAQSKAWTAGSPEGGAFWAYPDQVSKTPNAGEFVPRGAFIIRGKRNWEYHIPLEMGIGEIYYQNARKVMCAPTPVIEKMSERYFVIKPSKVKNGRMAGDIAKAFEVPEEEVSRILPPGSVEIVRKVWPKDDEEESESE
- a CDS encoding hydrogenase expression/formation protein HypE, translating into MNDGAGGELMQEFISKHITSHFPKMTAEVPLDSLDDSAVVDDVVFTIDGHTVQPLFFPGGDIGRIAVSGTINDISVMGAKPIGLASSVILEEGLDSDTVDKVMASMGKTAGDAGVPIVTGDTKVMGAGEIDKMVITTSAIGKRWDALDHDMEVANSYRKVDSRWCADSNTRPGDVIIVSGYVGDHGVSLLSFREGYGFESDVKSDVQPLNKMIERGLRVGGIVAMKDPTRGGLANTLNEWADKSKCQLDINEADIPLRDGVVSACELLGIEPLNIGNEGKCVISVVPEMAEEVLKAIRATPEGKDAAIIGRASEGPSRVVLKTEVGGRRILEPPSGDPVPRIC